Proteins from a single region of Carassius carassius chromosome 37, fCarCar2.1, whole genome shotgun sequence:
- the LOC132117996 gene encoding proteasomal ubiquitin receptor ADRM1 isoform X2 — translation MSSGALFPSLVSGSRSSSSKYLVEFRAGKMTLKGSTVTPDKRKGTVYVQQTDDSLIHFCWKDRTSGNVEDDLIIFPDDCEFKRVNQCTTGRVYVLKFKAGSKRLFFWIQEPKTDKDEEYCRKVNEYLNNPPMPGALGSGGGGGHELSALGEGGLQSLLGNMSHNQLMQLIGPTGLGGLGALAGPGLAGLLGSGGPAASSSTSSSRSQSAAVTPSSASAARPSSTQAPTTPVTPAATSTSSPTVTPTTPAAQTPSVPAGAPSSTQPIQLSDLQSILATMNVPAMAAEGPGVDLASVLTPDVMAPILANAEVQQRLLPYLPSGESLPQSAEEIQNTLTSPQFQQAMSMFSSALASGQLGPLMNQFGLPSEAVDAANKGDVEAFAKAMEGSDSKTDDGEPKDKKDDDEDMSLD, via the exons ATGTCGTCTGGAGCTCTGTTCCCCAGTCTGGTGTCTGGCTCCCGCAGCTCGTCCAGTAAATATCTGGTGGAGTTCAGGGCCGGTAAGATGACCCTGAAGGGCAGCACAGTGACCCCAGACAAGCGCAAAGGCACCGTCTACGTCCAGCAGACAGACGACTCTCTCATCCACTTCTGCTGGAAGGACAGGACCTCTGGAAATGTGGAGGAT GATCTGATAATATTCCCGGATGACTGTGAGTTCAAGCGAGTGAACCAGTGCACTACAGGACGCGTGTATGTGCTGAAGTTCAAGGCCGGCTCTAAAAGGCTGTTCTTTTGGATACAG GAGCCGAAAACAGATAAAGATGAGGAGTACTGTCGCAAAGTCAACGAGTACCTGAACAACCCGCCCATGCCAGGCGCTCTGGGCAGCGGAGGAGGTGGAGGCCACGAACTCTCTGCTCTTGGTG AAGGTGGTCTGCAAAGCCTCTTGGGTAATATGAGTCACAATCAACTCATGCAGCTGATTGGACCAACAGGACTGGGTGGACTTG GTGCTCTGGCTGGTCCAGGTCTGGCCGGTCTTTTGGGCAGTGGAGGTCCCGCTGCCAGCAGCTCAACCTCAAG CTCCCGCAGCCAATCGGCAGCAGTCACTCCCTCCTCTGCATCGGCCGCCCGTCCCAGCTCCACCCAGGCTCCCACCACACCCGTCACCCCTGCTGCTACCTCCACCAGCTCTCCCACGGTGACCCCCACCACCCCTGCTGCCCAGACTCCCTCCGTGCCTGCGGGAGCCCCCTCCAGCACGCAGCCCATCCAGCTGAGTGACCTCCAGAGCATCCTGGCCACCATGAACGTGCCTGCCATGGCCGCAGAGGGGCCGGGAG TGGATTTGGCGAGTGTGTTGACCCCTGATGTCATGGCTCCTATTCTGGCTAACGCTGAAGTGCAGCAGAGACTGCTGCCATACCTGCCGTCAGGAGAGTCGCTCCCGCAGAGCGCCGAAGAGATCCAGAACACTCTGACCTCTCCACAGTTCCAGCAG gcgATGAGTATGTTCAGCAGTGCTCTGGCCTCGGGTCAGCTCGGCCCTCTCATGAACCAGTTTGGTCTGCCCTCTGAAGCAGTGGACGCAGCTAATAAAGGAG ATGTGGAGGCGTTTGCCAAGGCCATGGAGGGCAGTGATAGCAAGACCGATGACGGCGAGCCCAAAGACAAGAAAGATGATGACGAGGACATGAGCTTGGATTAG
- the LOC132117996 gene encoding proteasomal ubiquitin receptor ADRM1 isoform X1, with amino-acid sequence MSSGALFPSLVSGSRSSSSKYLVEFRAGKMTLKGSTVTPDKRKGTVYVQQTDDSLIHFCWKDRTSGNVEDDLIIFPDDCEFKRVNQCTTGRVYVLKFKAGSKRLFFWIQEPKTDKDEEYCRKVNEYLNNPPMPGALGSGGGGGHELSALGGEGGLQSLLGNMSHNQLMQLIGPTGLGGLGALAGPGLAGLLGSGGPAASSSTSSSRSQSAAVTPSSASAARPSSTQAPTTPVTPAATSTSSPTVTPTTPAAQTPSVPAGAPSSTQPIQLSDLQSILATMNVPAMAAEGPGVDLASVLTPDVMAPILANAEVQQRLLPYLPSGESLPQSAEEIQNTLTSPQFQQAMSMFSSALASGQLGPLMNQFGLPSEAVDAANKGDVEAFAKAMEGSDSKTDDGEPKDKKDDDEDMSLD; translated from the exons ATGTCGTCTGGAGCTCTGTTCCCCAGTCTGGTGTCTGGCTCCCGCAGCTCGTCCAGTAAATATCTGGTGGAGTTCAGGGCCGGTAAGATGACCCTGAAGGGCAGCACAGTGACCCCAGACAAGCGCAAAGGCACCGTCTACGTCCAGCAGACAGACGACTCTCTCATCCACTTCTGCTGGAAGGACAGGACCTCTGGAAATGTGGAGGAT GATCTGATAATATTCCCGGATGACTGTGAGTTCAAGCGAGTGAACCAGTGCACTACAGGACGCGTGTATGTGCTGAAGTTCAAGGCCGGCTCTAAAAGGCTGTTCTTTTGGATACAG GAGCCGAAAACAGATAAAGATGAGGAGTACTGTCGCAAAGTCAACGAGTACCTGAACAACCCGCCCATGCCAGGCGCTCTGGGCAGCGGAGGAGGTGGAGGCCACGAACTCTCTGCTCTTGGTG GAGAAGGTGGTCTGCAAAGCCTCTTGGGTAATATGAGTCACAATCAACTCATGCAGCTGATTGGACCAACAGGACTGGGTGGACTTG GTGCTCTGGCTGGTCCAGGTCTGGCCGGTCTTTTGGGCAGTGGAGGTCCCGCTGCCAGCAGCTCAACCTCAAG CTCCCGCAGCCAATCGGCAGCAGTCACTCCCTCCTCTGCATCGGCCGCCCGTCCCAGCTCCACCCAGGCTCCCACCACACCCGTCACCCCTGCTGCTACCTCCACCAGCTCTCCCACGGTGACCCCCACCACCCCTGCTGCCCAGACTCCCTCCGTGCCTGCGGGAGCCCCCTCCAGCACGCAGCCCATCCAGCTGAGTGACCTCCAGAGCATCCTGGCCACCATGAACGTGCCTGCCATGGCCGCAGAGGGGCCGGGAG TGGATTTGGCGAGTGTGTTGACCCCTGATGTCATGGCTCCTATTCTGGCTAACGCTGAAGTGCAGCAGAGACTGCTGCCATACCTGCCGTCAGGAGAGTCGCTCCCGCAGAGCGCCGAAGAGATCCAGAACACTCTGACCTCTCCACAGTTCCAGCAG gcgATGAGTATGTTCAGCAGTGCTCTGGCCTCGGGTCAGCTCGGCCCTCTCATGAACCAGTTTGGTCTGCCCTCTGAAGCAGTGGACGCAGCTAATAAAGGAG ATGTGGAGGCGTTTGCCAAGGCCATGGAGGGCAGTGATAGCAAGACCGATGACGGCGAGCCCAAAGACAAGAAAGATGATGACGAGGACATGAGCTTGGATTAG
- the osbpl2b gene encoding oxysterol-binding protein-related protein 2b isoform X3: MNNEDEFYDAVTGLDSDESCEGTSDTSFKDAVVYDGAQKKNGAVPQENGIKKHRSSLPATMFSRNDFSVWSILKKCIGLELSKITMPIVFNEPLSFLQRISEYMEHTYLIQKACSQTDSLERMQTVAAFAVSAVASQWDRTGKPFNPLLGETYELTREDQFFRLISEQVSHHPPISAFHTESLTGDFVFHGSIYPKLKFWGKSVEAEPKGTITLELYKHKEAYTWTNPFCCVHNIILGKLWIEQYGTVEIVNHSTGEKCVLNFKPCGMFGKELHRVEGYIQDKSKKKRCVIYGKWTECMWSVDPQVYEAHRKLEKKGTTDTKKQKQQEEPEAVNEDADEMPEVQETVAVIPGSILLWRIFSRPPHSAEMYNFTNFAMTLNELEPGMEGVLAPTDCRLRPDIRAMENGYMDEASREKERLEEKQRAARKERAKDGEEWSTRWFQLGTNPYTGSQDWLYTGGYFDRQYTDCPDIY, encoded by the exons ATGAACAATGAAGATGAGTTCTATGATGCTGTCACAG GCTTGGATTCAGACGAGTCGTGTGAAGGCACATCAGACACCAGTTTTAAAGATGCTGTAGTGTATGACGGCGCTCAGAAGAAAAATGGAGCGGTTCCTCAGGAGAACGGAATTAAGAAGCACAG GTCGTCTCTTCCTGCCACCATGTTCTCCAGGAATGATTTTAGTGTGTGGAGCATTCTCAAGAAATGTATTGGACTG GAGCTGTCCAAGATCACCATGCCCATTGTGTTCAATGAGCCCCTGAGCTTTCTACAGAGAATCTCGGAGTATATGGAGCACACATACCTCATCCAGAAAGCCTGCTCACAGACCGACTCTCTAGAGAGGATGCAG ACGGTAGCTGCCTTTGCTGTGTCTGCAGTTGCTTCTCAGTGGGATAGAACTGGAAAACCTTTCAACCCACTTTTAGGAGAAACCTATGAACTCACACG AGAGGATCAGTTTTTCAGACTGATCTCGGAGCAGGTGAGTCACCATCCTCCAATCAGTGCGTTTCACACTGAGAGTCTGACAGGAGACTTTGTGTTCCACGGCTCCATCTACCCCAAACTCAAGTTCTGGGGCAAAAGTGTGGAGGCAGAACCTAAAGGGACCATCACGCTGGAGCTTTACAA GCATAAAGAGGCATACACATGGACAAACCCTTTCTGCTGTGTACACAATATAATTCTTGGTAAACTGTGGATTGAACAGTATGGCACTGTAGAAATTGTCAATCACAG TACTGGAGAGAAGTGTGTGCTGAACTTTAAACCCTGTGGGATGTTTGGAAAGGAGTTGCACAGAGTTGAAGGTTACATCCAGGATAAGAG TAAGAAGAAGCGCTGTGTGATCTATGGGAAATGGACCGAGTGTATGTGGAGCGTTGACCCACAGGTGTACGAGGCCCATCGGAAACTCGAGAAGAAAGGAACAACGGACACTAAAAAACAGAAACAG CAGGAAGAGCCAGAAGCCGTCAACGAGGATGCCGATGAAATGCCTGAAGTACAGGAGACTGTGGCAGTGATTCCTGGTAGCATATTATTATGGAGAATATTCTCAAGGCCGCCTCATTCAGCAgag ATGTACAACTTCACTAATTTTGCCATGACGCTGAATGAGCTGGAGCCTGGCATGGAAGGAGTGCTGGCACCAACAGACTGCCGCCTGCGGCCTGACATCAGAGCCATGGAGAACGGCTACATGG ATGAAGCCAGCAGAGAAAAGGAGAGACTGGAAGAGAAGCAGAGAGCAGCTCGTAAAGAGCGGGCCAAAGATGGTGAAGAGTGGTCAACTAG GTGGTTTCAGTTAGGCACAAATCCGTATACAGGATCACAGGACTGGCTGTACACTGGCGGCTACTTTGATAGGCAATACACAGACTGTCCTGATATCTACTGA
- the osbpl2b gene encoding oxysterol-binding protein-related protein 2b isoform X4, protein MNNEDEFYDAVTGLDSDESCEGTSDTSFKDAVVYDGAQKKNGAVPQENGIKKHRSSLPATMFSRNDFSVWSILKKCIGLELSKITMPIVFNEPLSFLQRISEYMEHTYLIQKACSQTDSLERMQTVAAFAVSAVASQWDRTGKPFNPLLGETYELTREDQFFRLISEQVSHHPPISAFHTESLTGDFVFHGSIYPKLKFWGKSVEAEPKGTITLELYKHKEAYTWTNPFCCVHNIILGKLWIEQYGTVEIVNHSTGEKCVLNFKPCGMFGKELHRVEGYIQDKSKKKRCVIYGKWTECMWSVDPQVYEAHRKLEKKGTTDTKKQKQEEPEAVNEDADEMPEVQETVAVIPGSILLWRIFSRPPHSAEMYNFTNFAMTLNELEPGMEGVLAPTDCRLRPDIRAMENGYMDEASREKERLEEKQRAARKERAKDGEEWSTRWFQLGTNPYTGSQDWLYTGGYFDRQYTDCPDIY, encoded by the exons ATGAACAATGAAGATGAGTTCTATGATGCTGTCACAG GCTTGGATTCAGACGAGTCGTGTGAAGGCACATCAGACACCAGTTTTAAAGATGCTGTAGTGTATGACGGCGCTCAGAAGAAAAATGGAGCGGTTCCTCAGGAGAACGGAATTAAGAAGCACAG GTCGTCTCTTCCTGCCACCATGTTCTCCAGGAATGATTTTAGTGTGTGGAGCATTCTCAAGAAATGTATTGGACTG GAGCTGTCCAAGATCACCATGCCCATTGTGTTCAATGAGCCCCTGAGCTTTCTACAGAGAATCTCGGAGTATATGGAGCACACATACCTCATCCAGAAAGCCTGCTCACAGACCGACTCTCTAGAGAGGATGCAG ACGGTAGCTGCCTTTGCTGTGTCTGCAGTTGCTTCTCAGTGGGATAGAACTGGAAAACCTTTCAACCCACTTTTAGGAGAAACCTATGAACTCACACG AGAGGATCAGTTTTTCAGACTGATCTCGGAGCAGGTGAGTCACCATCCTCCAATCAGTGCGTTTCACACTGAGAGTCTGACAGGAGACTTTGTGTTCCACGGCTCCATCTACCCCAAACTCAAGTTCTGGGGCAAAAGTGTGGAGGCAGAACCTAAAGGGACCATCACGCTGGAGCTTTACAA GCATAAAGAGGCATACACATGGACAAACCCTTTCTGCTGTGTACACAATATAATTCTTGGTAAACTGTGGATTGAACAGTATGGCACTGTAGAAATTGTCAATCACAG TACTGGAGAGAAGTGTGTGCTGAACTTTAAACCCTGTGGGATGTTTGGAAAGGAGTTGCACAGAGTTGAAGGTTACATCCAGGATAAGAG TAAGAAGAAGCGCTGTGTGATCTATGGGAAATGGACCGAGTGTATGTGGAGCGTTGACCCACAGGTGTACGAGGCCCATCGGAAACTCGAGAAGAAAGGAACAACGGACACTAAAAAACAGAAACAG GAAGAGCCAGAAGCCGTCAACGAGGATGCCGATGAAATGCCTGAAGTACAGGAGACTGTGGCAGTGATTCCTGGTAGCATATTATTATGGAGAATATTCTCAAGGCCGCCTCATTCAGCAgag ATGTACAACTTCACTAATTTTGCCATGACGCTGAATGAGCTGGAGCCTGGCATGGAAGGAGTGCTGGCACCAACAGACTGCCGCCTGCGGCCTGACATCAGAGCCATGGAGAACGGCTACATGG ATGAAGCCAGCAGAGAAAAGGAGAGACTGGAAGAGAAGCAGAGAGCAGCTCGTAAAGAGCGGGCCAAAGATGGTGAAGAGTGGTCAACTAG GTGGTTTCAGTTAGGCACAAATCCGTATACAGGATCACAGGACTGGCTGTACACTGGCGGCTACTTTGATAGGCAATACACAGACTGTCCTGATATCTACTGA
- the osbpl2b gene encoding oxysterol-binding protein-related protein 2b isoform X1 translates to MNNEDEFYDAVTGLDSDESCEGTSDTSFKDAVVYDGAQKKNGAVPQENGIKKHRSSLPATMFSRNDFSVWSILKKCIGLELSKITMPIVFNEPLSFLQRISEYMEHTYLIQKACSQTDSLERMQTVAAFAVSAVASQWDRTGKPFNPLLGETYELTREDQFFRLISEQVSHHPPISAFHTESLTGDFVFHGSIYPKLKFWGKSVEAEPKGTITLELYKHKEAYTWTNPFCCVHNIILGKLWIEQYGTVEIVNHSTGEKCVLNFKPCGMFGKELHRVEGYIQDKSKKKRCVIYGKWTECMWSVDPQVYEAHRKLEKKGTTDTKKQKQQEEPEAVNEDADEMPEVQETVAVIPGSILLWRIFSRPPHSAEMYNFTNFAMTLNELEPGMEGVLAPTDCRLRPDIRAMENGYMDEASREKERLEEKQRAARKERAKDGEEWSTRLVLLLFHSFHCYATFLTSSTVFRWFQLGTNPYTGSQDWLYTGGYFDRQYTDCPDIY, encoded by the exons ATGAACAATGAAGATGAGTTCTATGATGCTGTCACAG GCTTGGATTCAGACGAGTCGTGTGAAGGCACATCAGACACCAGTTTTAAAGATGCTGTAGTGTATGACGGCGCTCAGAAGAAAAATGGAGCGGTTCCTCAGGAGAACGGAATTAAGAAGCACAG GTCGTCTCTTCCTGCCACCATGTTCTCCAGGAATGATTTTAGTGTGTGGAGCATTCTCAAGAAATGTATTGGACTG GAGCTGTCCAAGATCACCATGCCCATTGTGTTCAATGAGCCCCTGAGCTTTCTACAGAGAATCTCGGAGTATATGGAGCACACATACCTCATCCAGAAAGCCTGCTCACAGACCGACTCTCTAGAGAGGATGCAG ACGGTAGCTGCCTTTGCTGTGTCTGCAGTTGCTTCTCAGTGGGATAGAACTGGAAAACCTTTCAACCCACTTTTAGGAGAAACCTATGAACTCACACG AGAGGATCAGTTTTTCAGACTGATCTCGGAGCAGGTGAGTCACCATCCTCCAATCAGTGCGTTTCACACTGAGAGTCTGACAGGAGACTTTGTGTTCCACGGCTCCATCTACCCCAAACTCAAGTTCTGGGGCAAAAGTGTGGAGGCAGAACCTAAAGGGACCATCACGCTGGAGCTTTACAA GCATAAAGAGGCATACACATGGACAAACCCTTTCTGCTGTGTACACAATATAATTCTTGGTAAACTGTGGATTGAACAGTATGGCACTGTAGAAATTGTCAATCACAG TACTGGAGAGAAGTGTGTGCTGAACTTTAAACCCTGTGGGATGTTTGGAAAGGAGTTGCACAGAGTTGAAGGTTACATCCAGGATAAGAG TAAGAAGAAGCGCTGTGTGATCTATGGGAAATGGACCGAGTGTATGTGGAGCGTTGACCCACAGGTGTACGAGGCCCATCGGAAACTCGAGAAGAAAGGAACAACGGACACTAAAAAACAGAAACAG CAGGAAGAGCCAGAAGCCGTCAACGAGGATGCCGATGAAATGCCTGAAGTACAGGAGACTGTGGCAGTGATTCCTGGTAGCATATTATTATGGAGAATATTCTCAAGGCCGCCTCATTCAGCAgag ATGTACAACTTCACTAATTTTGCCATGACGCTGAATGAGCTGGAGCCTGGCATGGAAGGAGTGCTGGCACCAACAGACTGCCGCCTGCGGCCTGACATCAGAGCCATGGAGAACGGCTACATGG ATGAAGCCAGCAGAGAAAAGGAGAGACTGGAAGAGAAGCAGAGAGCAGCTCGTAAAGAGCGGGCCAAAGATGGTGAAGAGTGGTCAACTAGGTTAGTGCTGCTCCTTTTTCacagttttcactgttatgcaaCATTTTTAACCTCTTCTACTGTTTTTAGGTGGTTTCAGTTAGGCACAAATCCGTATACAGGATCACAGGACTGGCTGTACACTGGCGGCTACTTTGATAGGCAATACACAGACTGTCCTGATATCTACTGA
- the osbpl2b gene encoding oxysterol-binding protein-related protein 2b isoform X2 yields the protein MNNEDEFYDAVTGLDSDESCEGTSDTSFKDAVVYDGAQKKNGAVPQENGIKKHRSSLPATMFSRNDFSVWSILKKCIGLELSKITMPIVFNEPLSFLQRISEYMEHTYLIQKACSQTDSLERMQTVAAFAVSAVASQWDRTGKPFNPLLGETYELTREDQFFRLISEQVSHHPPISAFHTESLTGDFVFHGSIYPKLKFWGKSVEAEPKGTITLELYKHKEAYTWTNPFCCVHNIILGKLWIEQYGTVEIVNHSTGEKCVLNFKPCGMFGKELHRVEGYIQDKSKKKRCVIYGKWTECMWSVDPQVYEAHRKLEKKGTTDTKKQKQEEPEAVNEDADEMPEVQETVAVIPGSILLWRIFSRPPHSAEMYNFTNFAMTLNELEPGMEGVLAPTDCRLRPDIRAMENGYMDEASREKERLEEKQRAARKERAKDGEEWSTRLVLLLFHSFHCYATFLTSSTVFRWFQLGTNPYTGSQDWLYTGGYFDRQYTDCPDIY from the exons ATGAACAATGAAGATGAGTTCTATGATGCTGTCACAG GCTTGGATTCAGACGAGTCGTGTGAAGGCACATCAGACACCAGTTTTAAAGATGCTGTAGTGTATGACGGCGCTCAGAAGAAAAATGGAGCGGTTCCTCAGGAGAACGGAATTAAGAAGCACAG GTCGTCTCTTCCTGCCACCATGTTCTCCAGGAATGATTTTAGTGTGTGGAGCATTCTCAAGAAATGTATTGGACTG GAGCTGTCCAAGATCACCATGCCCATTGTGTTCAATGAGCCCCTGAGCTTTCTACAGAGAATCTCGGAGTATATGGAGCACACATACCTCATCCAGAAAGCCTGCTCACAGACCGACTCTCTAGAGAGGATGCAG ACGGTAGCTGCCTTTGCTGTGTCTGCAGTTGCTTCTCAGTGGGATAGAACTGGAAAACCTTTCAACCCACTTTTAGGAGAAACCTATGAACTCACACG AGAGGATCAGTTTTTCAGACTGATCTCGGAGCAGGTGAGTCACCATCCTCCAATCAGTGCGTTTCACACTGAGAGTCTGACAGGAGACTTTGTGTTCCACGGCTCCATCTACCCCAAACTCAAGTTCTGGGGCAAAAGTGTGGAGGCAGAACCTAAAGGGACCATCACGCTGGAGCTTTACAA GCATAAAGAGGCATACACATGGACAAACCCTTTCTGCTGTGTACACAATATAATTCTTGGTAAACTGTGGATTGAACAGTATGGCACTGTAGAAATTGTCAATCACAG TACTGGAGAGAAGTGTGTGCTGAACTTTAAACCCTGTGGGATGTTTGGAAAGGAGTTGCACAGAGTTGAAGGTTACATCCAGGATAAGAG TAAGAAGAAGCGCTGTGTGATCTATGGGAAATGGACCGAGTGTATGTGGAGCGTTGACCCACAGGTGTACGAGGCCCATCGGAAACTCGAGAAGAAAGGAACAACGGACACTAAAAAACAGAAACAG GAAGAGCCAGAAGCCGTCAACGAGGATGCCGATGAAATGCCTGAAGTACAGGAGACTGTGGCAGTGATTCCTGGTAGCATATTATTATGGAGAATATTCTCAAGGCCGCCTCATTCAGCAgag ATGTACAACTTCACTAATTTTGCCATGACGCTGAATGAGCTGGAGCCTGGCATGGAAGGAGTGCTGGCACCAACAGACTGCCGCCTGCGGCCTGACATCAGAGCCATGGAGAACGGCTACATGG ATGAAGCCAGCAGAGAAAAGGAGAGACTGGAAGAGAAGCAGAGAGCAGCTCGTAAAGAGCGGGCCAAAGATGGTGAAGAGTGGTCAACTAGGTTAGTGCTGCTCCTTTTTCacagttttcactgttatgcaaCATTTTTAACCTCTTCTACTGTTTTTAGGTGGTTTCAGTTAGGCACAAATCCGTATACAGGATCACAGGACTGGCTGTACACTGGCGGCTACTTTGATAGGCAATACACAGACTGTCCTGATATCTACTGA